In Streptomyces chartreusis, the following proteins share a genomic window:
- a CDS encoding pectinesterase family protein, with amino-acid sequence MPSHDRVLPPLSRRGFLTAGTAAALALAPGPAWAGPRPFGRYGSPTARLTPKTLYVHPAGRGDFTSVQAAVTAASGSGWTLVVAPGTYRETVAVDATRTDMTWIGAGDDPRAVVIVYDNAAGTPKPGGGTYGTTGSATTLVQADGFTAHRITFANDWLRADHPGVSGTQAVAIKVQGDRSAFHHCRFLGHQDTLYADSMALGVLARQYFAHCYAEGDVDFVFGRGTAVFEHCRFRTLTRTDLSSAPYGFVFAPSTAGANPRGYLVTRSRVTGEAPDAYYKLARPWVPSSDPTARPSLTVRDTHLGPGIDAVAPYANMSDSFPWQDQRFAEYRNAGPGAVVTVPENRPRLTATEAESHTRGAYLGDWRPYERP; translated from the coding sequence ATGCCGTCGCACGACCGTGTCCTACCGCCCCTGTCCAGAAGGGGGTTCCTCACGGCGGGCACCGCCGCCGCCCTCGCCCTCGCACCGGGACCCGCGTGGGCCGGGCCCCGCCCCTTCGGCCGGTACGGCTCGCCCACCGCCCGCCTCACCCCGAAGACCCTGTACGTCCACCCCGCCGGCCGCGGCGACTTCACCTCCGTCCAAGCCGCGGTGACCGCCGCGAGCGGGAGCGGCTGGACGCTGGTCGTCGCGCCGGGGACCTACCGGGAGACGGTCGCCGTCGACGCGACCCGGACCGACATGACCTGGATCGGGGCCGGCGACGACCCGCGCGCCGTCGTCATCGTGTACGACAACGCCGCCGGCACCCCCAAGCCCGGCGGCGGCACCTACGGCACCACCGGCTCCGCCACCACCCTCGTCCAGGCCGACGGATTCACCGCCCATCGCATCACCTTCGCCAACGACTGGCTGCGCGCCGACCACCCCGGCGTCAGCGGCACCCAGGCCGTCGCCATCAAGGTGCAGGGCGACCGGTCCGCGTTCCACCACTGCCGGTTCCTCGGGCACCAGGACACCCTCTACGCCGACTCCATGGCCCTCGGCGTCCTCGCCCGTCAGTACTTCGCGCACTGCTACGCCGAGGGCGACGTCGACTTCGTCTTCGGCCGGGGCACCGCCGTCTTCGAGCACTGCCGCTTCCGGACCCTGACCCGGACCGACCTGTCCTCCGCGCCGTACGGCTTCGTCTTCGCCCCCTCGACCGCCGGCGCCAACCCGCGTGGCTATCTGGTGACCCGCAGCCGCGTCACCGGCGAGGCCCCCGACGCCTACTACAAGCTGGCCCGCCCCTGGGTGCCCAGCTCCGACCCCACCGCCCGTCCGTCGCTCACCGTCCGCGACACCCACCTGGGCCCCGGCATCGACGCGGTCGCGCCCTACGCCAACATGTCGGACAGCTTCCCGTGGCAGGACCAGCGCTTCGCCGAGTACCGCAACGCCGGCCCCGGCGCGGTCGTCACCGTCCCCGAGAACCGGCCCCGACTCACCGCCACCGAGGCCGAGTCGCACACCCGCGGGGCGTATCTCGGGGACTGGCGGCCGTATGAGCGGCCATGA
- a CDS encoding rhamnogalacturonan acetylesterase encodes MSLTRRQISLAGLAALPLALPGMGTAEAAQRHRTLYIAGDSTAAQKYADAAPETGWGMALPFFLRKRLSVSNQAVNGRSSKSFVDEGRLDVILQAIRPGDLLLIQFAHNDEKDTDPTRYTEPWSTYQDYLRLYVDGARARGARPVLATAVERRRFDAGGNSVPTHGDYPAAMRALAREERVALLDIQALSLALWQELGVEGTKTYFNWTATEQDNTHFNPPGAIAVARLVVRELVRTRVLAARDVRRLDDEIPESWITWPQATA; translated from the coding sequence GTGTCGCTTACCCGAAGACAGATCAGTCTCGCGGGCCTCGCCGCCCTTCCTCTCGCCCTCCCGGGCATGGGTACCGCCGAAGCAGCTCAGCGCCACCGCACCCTCTACATCGCCGGGGACTCCACCGCCGCCCAGAAGTACGCCGACGCAGCCCCCGAGACCGGCTGGGGCATGGCGCTCCCCTTCTTTCTGCGCAAGCGGCTGTCCGTCTCCAACCAGGCCGTGAACGGGCGCAGTTCGAAGAGCTTCGTCGACGAAGGGCGGCTCGACGTCATCCTTCAGGCCATTCGGCCCGGTGATCTTCTGCTGATCCAGTTCGCGCACAACGACGAGAAGGACACCGATCCGACCCGGTACACCGAGCCCTGGTCGACGTATCAGGACTACCTGCGGCTGTACGTCGACGGCGCCCGTGCGCGGGGTGCGCGGCCGGTGCTGGCGACCGCCGTCGAGCGGCGTCGGTTCGACGCGGGCGGCAACTCCGTGCCGACCCACGGCGACTATCCGGCAGCGATGCGCGCGCTCGCCCGCGAGGAGCGCGTGGCGCTGCTCGACATCCAGGCGCTGTCGCTCGCGTTGTGGCAGGAGCTCGGGGTCGAGGGGACGAAGACGTACTTCAACTGGACCGCCACCGAGCAGGACAACACGCACTTCAACCCGCCGGGCGCGATCGCCGTGGCGCGGCTCGTCGTGCGGGAGCTGGTGCGCACCCGTGTGTTGGCCGCGCGGGACGTGCGCCGGCTGGACGACGAGATCCCGGAGTCCTGGATCACCTGGCCGCAGGCCACCGCATAA
- a CDS encoding glycoside hydrolase family 43 protein, which translates to MTAETYTNPVLDADWSDPDVVRVGDDFYLTASSFGRAPGLPLLHSRDLVNWTLVGHALERLEPAGEFTGPRHDCGVWAPSLRHHDDRFWIFWGDPDQGIFQVNAPEIRGPWTRPHLVKAGKGLIDPCPLWDDDTGEAYLVHAWAKSRSGVKNRLTGHRMHPDGTELLDDGKVIVDGDRIPGWFTLEGPKLYRHDGWFWILAPAGGVETGWQGAFRSRGFFGPYEERTVLEQKDTDVNGPHQGGWVRTPSGEDWFLHFQQRGAYGRVVHLQPMCWGTDGWPVLGADGAPVAVHRRPGLPPQPPAAPATDDDFPGGRFGRQWSWTANPHAGWATQHSGDGLKLACVRSAEAHDLRRISSVLTQRLPGTPSAVEVELRLDSREPGARAGLTVLGDAFGWIGLQRGTDGAAHVVHRFAEAVAERERDAGHATFAPEGRVRLRIEIGAGARCRFLYDVGDGPRASGPVFAATPWRWVGALLGLFALAPAGQGHAGAATFTQFRISAL; encoded by the coding sequence GTGACCGCCGAGACGTACACCAACCCCGTCCTGGACGCCGACTGGTCCGACCCGGACGTCGTCCGCGTCGGCGACGACTTCTACCTCACCGCCTCCAGCTTCGGCCGCGCTCCCGGCCTGCCCCTGCTGCACTCCCGCGACCTGGTCAACTGGACGCTGGTCGGCCACGCCCTGGAACGCCTGGAGCCGGCCGGGGAGTTCACCGGGCCGCGTCACGACTGCGGAGTCTGGGCCCCTTCCCTGCGCCACCACGACGACCGGTTCTGGATCTTCTGGGGCGACCCCGACCAGGGCATCTTCCAGGTCAACGCCCCCGAGATCCGCGGCCCCTGGACCCGCCCGCACCTGGTGAAGGCGGGCAAGGGCCTCATCGACCCCTGCCCCCTCTGGGACGACGACACCGGCGAGGCGTACCTCGTGCACGCCTGGGCCAAGTCCCGGTCCGGGGTGAAGAACCGGCTCACCGGTCACCGGATGCACCCCGACGGCACCGAACTCCTGGACGACGGCAAGGTCATCGTCGACGGCGACCGGATCCCCGGCTGGTTCACCCTCGAAGGACCCAAGCTCTACAGGCACGACGGCTGGTTCTGGATCCTGGCGCCCGCCGGGGGAGTGGAGACCGGCTGGCAGGGCGCCTTCCGCTCGCGCGGGTTCTTCGGGCCGTACGAGGAGAGGACCGTCCTCGAACAGAAGGACACCGACGTCAACGGACCGCACCAGGGCGGCTGGGTGCGCACCCCGTCCGGTGAGGACTGGTTCCTGCACTTCCAGCAGCGCGGCGCGTACGGCAGGGTCGTCCACCTCCAGCCGATGTGCTGGGGCACCGACGGCTGGCCGGTGCTCGGGGCCGACGGCGCCCCCGTCGCCGTACACCGCAGGCCCGGTCTGCCGCCGCAGCCGCCCGCCGCGCCCGCCACCGACGACGACTTCCCCGGCGGACGCTTCGGACGACAGTGGTCCTGGACCGCGAACCCCCATGCCGGCTGGGCCACCCAGCACTCCGGTGACGGACTGAAACTGGCCTGCGTACGCTCAGCCGAGGCGCACGACCTGCGCAGAATTTCGAGCGTCCTCACCCAGCGGCTGCCGGGCACGCCGTCGGCGGTCGAGGTCGAGCTGCGGCTGGACAGCCGGGAGCCGGGGGCGCGGGCGGGGCTCACGGTGCTCGGGGACGCGTTCGGCTGGATCGGGCTCCAGCGCGGCACGGACGGAGCCGCGCATGTCGTGCACCGGTTCGCGGAGGCCGTCGCGGAGCGCGAGCGGGACGCCGGTCACGCGACGTTCGCACCGGAGGGACGGGTGCGGCTGCGGATCGAGATCGGGGCCGGCGCACGGTGCCGGTTCCTCTACGACGTCGGGGACGGCCCGCGTGCGTCGGGGCCGGTGTTCGCCGCCACGCCCTGGCGCTGGGTCGGCGCCCTGCTCGGTCTGTTCGCGCTGGCTCCGGCCGGCCAGGGACACGCCGGCGCGGCGACCTTCACGCAGTTCAGGATCAGCGCCTTGTAA
- a CDS encoding PmoA family protein, with amino-acid sequence MTPPDTAVLRVAGRPVGRYVTRPELPARLAPRPYLHPVTTLAGTAVTEIGPADHIHHLGVGVAVPDVEGANFWGGRTFVRDRGPTELDNHGAQRHTAFQLRDPDGFVEELRWVAAGAELLRERRTVAATELTRAAWALDFTFSLTNVTSQPLSIGSPATNGRPGAAYGGFFWRARKEAQAPEVFTVDREGESEIHGTVAPWVALVGSTWSLIFAGATERTRRDPWFVRAEEYPGVGSSLAVDERLPIPPGETAVRRIVTVVADGRISRLEAASLVRKAVSP; translated from the coding sequence ATGACTCCCCCTGACACCGCGGTGCTGCGCGTCGCGGGCCGACCGGTCGGCCGGTACGTCACCCGGCCCGAACTGCCCGCCCGGCTCGCCCCGCGCCCGTATCTGCACCCCGTCACCACCCTGGCCGGCACGGCGGTCACCGAGATCGGCCCCGCCGACCACATACACCACCTCGGCGTCGGTGTCGCCGTACCCGACGTCGAGGGGGCCAACTTCTGGGGCGGGCGCACCTTCGTCCGGGACCGGGGCCCGACCGAGCTCGACAACCACGGAGCCCAGCGGCACACCGCCTTCCAGCTGCGCGACCCCGACGGCTTCGTCGAGGAACTGCGCTGGGTGGCGGCCGGGGCCGAGCTGCTGCGCGAACGCCGTACGGTCGCGGCCACCGAACTCACCCGGGCCGCCTGGGCGCTGGACTTCACCTTCTCCCTCACCAACGTCACCTCCCAGCCGCTGTCCATCGGCAGCCCCGCCACCAACGGCCGCCCCGGCGCCGCGTACGGCGGTTTCTTCTGGCGGGCCCGCAAGGAGGCGCAGGCACCTGAGGTGTTCACCGTCGACCGCGAGGGCGAGAGCGAGATCCACGGGACCGTCGCGCCCTGGGTGGCGCTGGTGGGCTCCACCTGGTCGCTGATCTTCGCCGGGGCCACCGAACGGACCCGCCGCGACCCGTGGTTCGTGCGCGCCGAGGAGTACCCCGGCGTCGGCTCCTCCCTGGCCGTCGACGAGCGCCTGCCGATCCCGCCCGGCGAGACCGCCGTACGCCGGATCGTCACCGTCGTCGCCGACGGCCGGATCAGCCGGCTCGAAGCGGCGTCCCTGGTCCGCAAGGCGGTGAGCCCGTGA
- a CDS encoding carbohydrate ABC transporter permease — MHTTPEPPRPAKRHRNWDEVPRWQIYLPLGIYLLFTLIPFYWILLFSLRPAGSTSLVPWPMTFDHFEKVWTERSFGTYFQNSVLVGVVTLLMTTLVALAGGYALARFNFRIKRAFMLGLLCSQFVPGALLLVPLFEIFAELQMINSLGSVIIAETVFQLPLSMILISNFIKNVPYSLEEAAWVDGCNRMTAFRIVVLPLLRPGLIAVGSFAFVHSWNHFLFALMFLNNQEKQTIPVGLNTLMGADSVDLGALAAGGIIAAVPVVIVFAFIQKWLITGFSAGAVKG, encoded by the coding sequence ATGCACACCACCCCCGAGCCGCCGCGTCCGGCGAAGCGGCACCGCAACTGGGACGAGGTCCCGCGCTGGCAGATCTACCTCCCGCTGGGGATCTACCTGCTCTTCACCCTCATCCCCTTCTACTGGATCCTGCTGTTCTCGCTGCGCCCGGCCGGCTCGACCTCCCTCGTGCCCTGGCCGATGACCTTCGACCACTTCGAGAAGGTCTGGACGGAGCGCAGCTTCGGGACGTACTTCCAGAACAGCGTGCTGGTCGGCGTCGTCACCCTGCTGATGACGACCCTCGTCGCCCTGGCCGGCGGCTACGCCCTCGCGCGCTTCAACTTCAGGATCAAGCGGGCGTTCATGCTCGGGCTGCTGTGCTCGCAGTTCGTGCCGGGCGCGCTGCTCCTGGTGCCGCTGTTCGAGATCTTCGCCGAACTGCAGATGATCAACTCGCTGGGCAGCGTCATCATCGCCGAGACGGTGTTCCAGCTGCCGTTGTCGATGATCCTGATCAGCAACTTCATCAAGAACGTGCCGTACTCCCTGGAGGAGGCGGCCTGGGTCGACGGCTGCAACCGGATGACGGCCTTCAGGATCGTCGTCCTGCCCCTGCTGCGGCCCGGTCTGATCGCCGTCGGCTCCTTCGCCTTCGTGCACTCCTGGAACCACTTCCTGTTCGCCCTGATGTTCCTCAACAACCAGGAGAAGCAGACCATCCCGGTCGGCCTCAACACCCTGATGGGCGCCGACAGCGTGGACCTGGGCGCGCTCGCCGCGGGCGGCATCATCGCGGCCGTACCGGTGGTGATCGTGTTCGCCTTCATCCAGAAGTGGCTGATCACGGGCTTCAGCGCGGGGGCGGTGAAGGGATGA
- a CDS encoding ABC transporter substrate-binding protein — translation MKISIRRSRRAATAVALGSVLALTATACGDDGSSAGGDKGAEGSGTGKIVFWDNNGGVRTDIWKEIIADFEKANPDIKVEYVGIPSTDYQSKVDTAIQGGGLPDVGGVGAAMLAGFAAQNALEPLDDRLAKSSLSGKLNKDMVTSLTAAGGGDGKLYSIPTSANNGVLYYRTDLFEKAGLDAPTTWEKFYAAAEKLTDSGRNEFGYTIRGGAGSIAQALDAMYGQSGITSFWDASGEKTTVNDPKNVAALEKYAALYKKVTPAADLNNDFTKMVAQWDSGTIGMLNHNLGSYQDHVKALGTEKFRGIPQPTLADGKRVQVSNPVDGVGLFKNSKNKEAAWKFIEFASSHAESSKFNESAGQVPANNDAAKDAWISKAEPTKLAAAALTDGSTTIVQLPYYLPDWNTISKADNEPNFQKVLNGDMKAKEFLDTMAGQLNEAQTEWNERNG, via the coding sequence ATGAAGATCAGCATCCGCAGAAGCAGGCGCGCCGCGACGGCCGTCGCCCTCGGGTCCGTCCTCGCTCTGACCGCCACCGCCTGCGGTGACGACGGCAGCAGCGCGGGCGGCGACAAGGGCGCCGAGGGCAGCGGCACCGGAAAGATCGTCTTCTGGGACAACAACGGCGGTGTCCGCACCGACATCTGGAAGGAGATCATCGCCGACTTCGAGAAGGCGAACCCGGACATCAAGGTCGAGTACGTCGGGATCCCGTCCACCGACTACCAGTCCAAGGTCGACACCGCCATCCAGGGCGGCGGCCTGCCGGACGTCGGCGGTGTCGGCGCGGCGATGCTCGCCGGGTTCGCCGCGCAGAACGCGCTGGAGCCGCTGGACGACCGGCTCGCGAAGTCCTCCCTGAGCGGCAAGCTCAACAAGGACATGGTCACCTCGCTGACGGCCGCCGGCGGCGGCGACGGCAAGCTGTACTCGATCCCGACCTCCGCGAACAACGGCGTGCTGTACTACCGCACCGACCTGTTCGAGAAGGCCGGGCTGGACGCGCCGACCACGTGGGAGAAGTTCTACGCGGCGGCGGAGAAGCTGACCGACTCCGGCAGGAACGAGTTCGGTTACACCATCCGCGGTGGTGCCGGTTCGATCGCACAGGCGCTGGACGCCATGTACGGGCAGTCCGGGATCACGTCCTTCTGGGACGCCTCCGGTGAGAAGACGACCGTCAACGACCCGAAGAACGTGGCCGCGCTGGAGAAGTACGCCGCGTTGTACAAGAAGGTCACTCCGGCCGCCGACCTCAACAACGACTTCACCAAGATGGTCGCCCAGTGGGATTCCGGCACGATCGGAATGCTGAACCACAACCTCGGGTCGTACCAGGACCATGTGAAGGCGCTCGGGACCGAGAAGTTCCGCGGCATTCCGCAGCCCACGCTCGCCGACGGCAAGCGGGTCCAGGTCTCCAACCCGGTGGACGGGGTCGGGCTGTTCAAGAACTCCAAGAACAAGGAGGCCGCCTGGAAGTTCATCGAGTTCGCCTCCTCGCACGCGGAGAGCTCGAAGTTCAACGAGTCGGCGGGGCAGGTGCCGGCGAACAACGACGCGGCCAAGGACGCGTGGATCTCGAAGGCCGAGCCCACGAAGTTGGCTGCGGCGGCGTTGACGGACGGGTCCACGACGATCGTGCAGCTGCCGTACTACCTGCCGGACTGGAACACGATCTCCAAGGCCGACAACGAGCCGAACTTCCAGAAGGTGCTGAACGGGGACATGAAGGCGAAGGAGTTCCTGGACACCATGGCCGGTCAGCTCAATGAGGCTCAGACCGAGTGGAACGAACGCAACGGCTGA
- a CDS encoding Gfo/Idh/MocA family protein: MSSAVPIVLAGARGHGRWHLDNIRRLQDKGIVRLAGICELTPLGDDELPEGLGSPEQSADFGALLDSTGARVAVICTPIPTHADLALTAARKGVHLLLEKPPAPSYAEYRRMADGIAETGVACQIGFQSLGSHAVPAIRTMMAEGAIGEITGIGGAGAWARPESYYRRAPWAGRRRLNGVDVVDGALTNPLAHAVATALALNGTLRADDVTGVETELLRANDIESDDTSCVRVGTAQDRPVVVAATLCAEDPGEPYVVVHGDRGRITFWYKQDRVLLQRAGRGPEESEYGRTDLLENLVEHLIDGTDLLVTPEATGAFMKVVEAIRLAPDPAPLPAGAWQPLPDEQRRVVPGIDGLVAAAADTLALYSELGAPWADPARTKEVSTDDSP; the protein is encoded by the coding sequence TTGAGCAGTGCCGTACCCATCGTCCTGGCGGGCGCGCGCGGCCACGGCCGGTGGCACCTGGACAACATCCGCCGGCTCCAGGACAAGGGCATCGTGCGGCTGGCGGGGATCTGTGAGCTGACCCCGCTGGGCGACGACGAGCTCCCCGAGGGCCTCGGTTCGCCGGAGCAGTCCGCCGACTTCGGCGCCCTCCTCGACTCCACCGGCGCCCGCGTCGCGGTGATCTGCACGCCGATCCCGACCCACGCCGACCTGGCGCTGACGGCCGCCCGCAAGGGCGTGCACCTGCTGCTGGAGAAGCCGCCCGCGCCCTCGTACGCCGAGTACCGGCGCATGGCCGACGGGATCGCGGAGACCGGGGTCGCCTGCCAGATCGGCTTCCAGTCGCTCGGCTCGCACGCCGTGCCCGCGATCCGGACGATGATGGCCGAGGGGGCGATCGGCGAGATCACCGGCATCGGCGGAGCGGGCGCCTGGGCACGCCCCGAGTCGTACTACCGGCGCGCGCCCTGGGCGGGCAGGCGCAGGCTGAACGGCGTCGACGTCGTCGACGGGGCGCTCACCAACCCGCTCGCGCACGCCGTCGCCACCGCACTCGCCCTGAACGGCACCCTGCGCGCCGACGATGTCACCGGCGTCGAGACCGAGCTGCTGCGCGCCAACGACATCGAGTCCGACGACACCTCCTGCGTCCGCGTCGGCACCGCGCAGGACCGCCCGGTCGTCGTCGCCGCGACGCTGTGCGCCGAGGACCCCGGCGAGCCGTATGTCGTCGTCCACGGCGACCGCGGCCGGATCACCTTCTGGTACAAGCAGGACCGCGTCCTGCTCCAGCGCGCGGGCCGTGGCCCCGAGGAGTCCGAGTACGGCCGCACCGACCTGCTGGAGAACCTCGTCGAGCACCTGATCGACGGCACCGACCTGCTGGTCACGCCCGAGGCGACCGGCGCCTTCATGAAGGTCGTGGAAGCGATTCGACTGGCCCCCGACCCGGCCCCGCTGCCCGCCGGCGCCTGGCAGCCGCTCCCCGACGAGCAGCGCCGAGTCGTGCCCGGCATCGACGGCCTGGTCGCGGCCGCCGCCGACACCCTCGCCCTCTACTCCGAGCTGGGCGCCCCCTGGGCCGACCCGGCGCGAACGAAAGAGGTGAGCACTGATGACTCCCCCTGA
- a CDS encoding pectate lyase family protein: MNAQIWHGHATRKAAVLVGCTALVLGLTGTGSAQAGGRGLGREVLPAGDGWASEGAGTTGGSAADAAHVHTVTTWAEFRQALADGGSAPKIIKVKGMIDAVSEGCDAFAAEGYDFQRYLADYDPAVWGHDTPVSGAQEDLRAASAAAQDQAIKANVPANTTIVGVGKGSGILGGSLQIKGVDNVILRNLTVEAPIDCFPQWDPTDDNRTGAWNSEYDSVVVYGSTHVWIDHNTLTDGRYPDSSLPSYFGKVYQQHDGLLDVVRGANHVTVSWNSFEDHDKTMLIGNSDSAGATDTGKLKVTLHHNRFEGIVERAPRVRFGQVDSYNNHFVVTKGQNYGYVFGIGASSQLYATHNALSLASGVSVGKALKKWNEAPLTAESNYVNGRPTDLIAVHNSEIPGEILQSGAGWTPTLRTKVDSPRAVPGIVDHRAGAGRLR; the protein is encoded by the coding sequence ATGAACGCACAGATATGGCATGGGCATGCCACAAGAAAGGCTGCCGTCCTGGTCGGATGCACCGCGCTGGTGCTCGGACTCACCGGGACCGGGTCGGCGCAGGCCGGCGGCCGGGGCCTCGGGCGCGAGGTGCTCCCCGCGGGGGACGGCTGGGCCTCGGAGGGTGCCGGCACCACCGGCGGGTCGGCCGCCGACGCCGCGCACGTCCACACCGTCACCACCTGGGCGGAGTTCCGGCAGGCCCTCGCCGACGGCGGCAGCGCACCGAAGATCATCAAGGTCAAGGGCATGATCGACGCCGTCTCGGAGGGGTGCGACGCCTTCGCGGCCGAGGGGTACGACTTCCAGCGCTACCTCGCCGACTACGACCCCGCGGTGTGGGGGCACGACACCCCCGTCAGCGGGGCCCAGGAGGACCTGCGGGCCGCGTCCGCCGCCGCCCAGGACCAGGCCATCAAGGCGAACGTCCCCGCCAACACCACCATCGTCGGCGTCGGGAAGGGCTCTGGCATCCTAGGCGGCAGCCTCCAGATCAAGGGCGTCGACAACGTCATCCTGCGCAACCTCACCGTCGAGGCCCCCATCGACTGCTTCCCGCAGTGGGACCCGACCGACGACAACAGGACCGGCGCCTGGAACTCCGAGTACGACTCAGTCGTGGTGTACGGCTCCACCCATGTGTGGATCGACCACAACACGCTCACCGACGGCCGTTACCCCGACAGCTCCCTGCCCTCGTACTTCGGCAAGGTCTACCAGCAGCACGACGGACTGCTCGACGTCGTGCGCGGCGCCAACCACGTGACCGTGTCCTGGAACTCCTTCGAGGACCACGACAAGACCATGCTGATCGGCAACAGCGACAGCGCCGGCGCCACCGACACCGGCAAGCTCAAGGTCACCCTGCACCACAACCGCTTCGAGGGCATCGTCGAGCGGGCGCCGCGCGTCCGGTTCGGGCAGGTCGACTCGTACAACAACCACTTCGTCGTCACCAAGGGCCAGAACTACGGGTACGTCTTCGGCATCGGCGCCTCCTCGCAGCTCTACGCCACGCACAACGCACTGTCGCTGGCCTCCGGCGTGAGCGTCGGCAAGGCGCTGAAGAAGTGGAACGAGGCACCGCTGACCGCCGAGAGCAACTACGTCAACGGCAGGCCGACGGACCTCATCGCCGTCCACAACTCCGAGATCCCCGGCGAGATTCTCCAGTCCGGCGCCGGATGGACACCGACCCTGCGGACGAAGGTCGACAGCCCCAGGGCCGTGCCCGGGATCGTCGACCACCGCGCGGGCGCCGGCCGCCTGCGCTGA